The sequence AATATTTTTCTTTCTGATTGATAACCCTTATGGATATACTCTATCTTTAAATTACCTTCCTTTTTCAAGGAGAACTTTACTAAGTTGAATTTTCCCTTTTCATAATCCCAGGTTACTCCATCATCCTCATAATATATAAATTCTCCTTCTCCTGGAAAAACCCTTAATTCTAAAACATCCTGTTTTTCTTCTCCTACATAATTTTGGCTTTTCCAGAGAGGAAGAATGGTTCCTGCCTTTACAAAAATAGGAATAAGTTCTATAGGGGATGATACAGATATATAAGCTGGTCCCTCTAATTTTTCTTCTGTCCAGAAGTTATACCATTCTCCATGAGGAAGGTAAACAAGTCTTGCTCTTGCCCCCTCCCTATATATGGGCGCCACTAAAAGATGTGCTCCAAGCATAAACTCATCATCATTATGAATTGCTTCCTTATCCTCTGGATATTCCAAGATTAGAGCCCTCAAAGGAGGAATACCCTTCTCCTTTGCTTCCCAGAAAAGAGAGTAAAGGTAAGGTATAAGTTGATACCTAAGGGTTATATATTTTCTTGCTATTTTCTCCGCCTCCTCGGAAAAAGACCATGGCTCCTGTCTTCTTGTATTAATAGCGGAATGATTTCGGAAGAAGGGATAGAAAATGCCTGCCTCAATCCATCTTATAAAAAGCTCTTCTGTGCAATCTTCCCCAAAGCCTCCTACATCAGCCCCAATAAATGGTACCCCTGATATACCAAGGTTTTGGAGCATAGGAAAGGACATATAAAGGTGCTCCCACCAACTTTTATTATCTCCTGTCCATACTGAGGAATATTTTTGCACTCCAGAAAAGCCAGCCCTTGTAATTATTAGGGGGCGTAAATTGGGTCTTGCCCTCTTCCATCCTTCAAAGCTTGCCTTTGCCATCAAAAGACCATACACATTGTGGATCTCGTCATGAGTAAATCTATCCCCTTTTCCATGGAGCACATCTTGAGGGAAGGTCTTTAAATAGTACTTTGATTCTTCTGGATCTTGGGTTTTTCCCCAAAAAGCGGAGGCATTTTCAAAGGATGCTGGCTCATTCATATCATTCCATATCCCAGAGACTCCCTTTTCAATCAAGCTTTTTTGTTTTTCTCCCCACCATACCCTTACCTCTTCTCTTACAAAATCGGGAAAGGCGCACTCTCCAGGCCAAACATGTCCAATATATACGGTTCCATCAGATCTTCTACAGAAATAATCCTTCTCCACCCCCTCTTTATAAACATCGTAATTTACATCCCTTTTTACGCCAGGATCTATTATAGTTACAATCTTAAAACCTTCCCTATTCAAATCATTAATCATCTTTTCAAAGTTTGGAAATCTTTCACAGCTCGTGGTAAATACCCTAAATCCCTCCATGTAATCTATATCAAGATAAATTACATCACAGGGAATTTTTCTTTCTCTAAAGTTTTTAGCAATCTCCCTTACCTCTTCCTCTGAGGCATAACTCCATCTGGACTGTTGATATCCCAATGCCCAAATAGGTGGAAGATAGTATCTTCCTGTAAGATAGGTATACTCCTCTATCACATCCTTAGGAGTTGGTCCATAAAAGAAGTAATAGTCTAATTCTCCATTCTCTGCATAAAAATAGTAGTATTTATTACTCTCTTTCCCCATATCAAAATAACTTCTAAAGGTGTTGTCAAAGAATATTCCATAACTTTTTTTGGGATTCCAGGCAATAAAGAATGGATGGGACTGATACAAAGGATCTGTCGTAGGATAATGATTGGGATCATCAGTATTCCAATTTATTAATCTTTTTCCCTTCTTGTTTAGACCTCCCACCCTTTCTCCAAATCCTAAAAATGCCTCTTCATTTCTCAATTCTTTATATGAAAATACCTTATTCTTAAATCTTCCATACCCTAAGTTCTCATAATCAGAGAGGATTAAATCACCCTCTTTATCAAAAATACTTATCTTTCCTTTCTCTTTATTTATGGCTACAACTAAAAATGCAGTAGAAAGAACTATTTCTCCATCCTTCTCCGTTACAGTAAAATCTTTAAGAGGAGGAAATTTTTCTATGACAAAAGAATAATTATGATTCCAATTCTTATTTTTTGAATAATGAAATCTAACAGTTCTTTCAGATAGCACATCAATCCTTAAATCTTCCTCCTCTCCGAAGACAAAAAGTGATTTATCCCTTTTTTCAAAACCTACCACTTTTCCCCATGGCTTTATCCTTGAGACCATAGCATCCTCCCTTTCCTCTTTTTTCCATTTATTATGATTGAAATATTAGAACTTTAAGCCTGTCATTGCAATACCCCTTATTACATACTTTTGAGCAACTAAAAAGACGATCAAAATAGGTAAAACAACAACAGTAGAACCCGCAAGAATTGTTCCTATATTTTCCCCATACTGACCTGCTATTATAGATACAGCCACAGGCAATGTATACATCCTCTCATCGGTAGCAATGATAAGAGGCCAAAGGAAAGAGTTCCATGCACCAATAAAGGCAAAAACGAAAGAAGTTACAAGGAAAGGAGTAGAAAGAGGCAAAATGATTCTAAAATAAATATGGAGTTCTGATGCACCATCAATCTTGGCAGACTCTATAAGATCGTTGGGAATTCCGTTTATAAATTGTCTCCAGAAAAATATGCTTCCTGCCCCTACAAGTCCAGGAATAATAATCCCTCTATAGGTATTTAACATGTTTAGAAATCTTACTATAAGATACGTTGGTATTAATGTCATTTGTCCTGGTATCATCATAGTGGCAAGAATTATTAGGAAAATAGCATCCCTTCCCTTGAATTTAAATTTAGAAAAGGCATACCCTGCCATAGAATTAAGAAGTATAGAGAGAGGTGGAGCAACAAGGGCAATTATTATGGTGTTTAATAATGGTCTCCCAAAATTCACCCCTTTAAAAAGATCTATGTAGTTTTTCAAAGTGATTTCTGAGGGGATAAATTTGGGGGGAATAGTGTATATTTCTCTTGGTGTTTTAAAGGATGTGGATATCATCCAAAAGAATGGAGTTGCAGTCACAATAGAAGCCAAAATTAGAAATCCATGTACTAATATTTGTTGAATGGGACTTACTTTTCTTTTCCTCAATTTCTTCGCCCCCTATTCTTGATATATTCTTAACTTCATCTGAATGTAGGTTAATGCGAAAATCATAAGGAATAGAATAAAAGCAACGGAGGAAGCATATCCAAATTCAAAGGCTCTAAATCCTTTTTGGTAAAGATACAAAACTATGGATAATGTGGAGTTTAATGGACCTCCTCCTGTAAGCATATAAGGTTCTTCAAAGAGTTGAAGATAACCAATTCCAAGCATTACAGATACAAAAAGAAGAACTGGTCTAAGACCGGGAAGAGTTATATGCAAAAATTGTTGCCATCTATTAGCCCCATCAATCTCCGCAGCCTCATAAAGTTCTTCAGGTATTCCTTGAAGCCCTGCAATAAAAAGAAGCATGTTAGGACCTATCGCTTTCCAAACTACAAGGGACACAACTGCAAGCATTGCCCATCTTGTATCAGAAAGCCATTCCTGTGGAGGAATGCCAAAAAGTCCTAAGAACCAGTTTAGAAGTCCATATTTTGGATTCAATATCCAGGACCAAACCACAGCAATAGCTATGGTACTTGTTACTGAAGGTAGATATATAAGAAGGCGAAAGAAGTTCTTAAAGTA is a genomic window of Dictyoglomus sp. NZ13-RE01 containing:
- a CDS encoding sugar ABC transporter permease, with product MKNTFKEIILFIGPSLLLLLVFTVLPVITSLFLSITDFNAYSFMDWSRTQIVWFQNFIDVLHDDLFWKAVLNTFYAFILAYPTTIFFSLLFAFLLNREETYFKNFFRLLIYLPSVTSTIAIAVVWSWILNPKYGLLNWFLGLFGIPPQEWLSDTRWAMLAVVSLVVWKAIGPNMLLFIAGLQGIPEELYEAAEIDGANRWQQFLHITLPGLRPVLLFVSVMLGIGYLQLFEEPYMLTGGGPLNSTLSIVLYLYQKGFRAFEFGYASSVAFILFLMIFALTYIQMKLRIYQE
- a CDS encoding sugar ABC transporter permease, which produces MISTSFKTPREIYTIPPKFIPSEITLKNYIDLFKGVNFGRPLLNTIIIALVAPPLSILLNSMAGYAFSKFKFKGRDAIFLIILATMMIPGQMTLIPTYLIVRFLNMLNTYRGIIIPGLVGAGSIFFWRQFINGIPNDLIESAKIDGASELHIYFRIILPLSTPFLVTSFVFAFIGAWNSFLWPLIIATDERMYTLPVAVSIIAGQYGENIGTILAGSTVVVLPILIVFLVAQKYVIRGIAMTGLKF
- a CDS encoding alpha-glucosidase, with protein sequence MVSRIKPWGKVVGFEKRDKSLFVFGEEEDLRIDVLSERTVRFHYSKNKNWNHNYSFVIEKFPPLKDFTVTEKDGEIVLSTAFLVVAINKEKGKISIFDKEGDLILSDYENLGYGRFKNKVFSYKELRNEEAFLGFGERVGGLNKKGKRLINWNTDDPNHYPTTDPLYQSHPFFIAWNPKKSYGIFFDNTFRSYFDMGKESNKYYYFYAENGELDYYFFYGPTPKDVIEEYTYLTGRYYLPPIWALGYQQSRWSYASEEEVREIAKNFRERKIPCDVIYLDIDYMEGFRVFTTSCERFPNFEKMINDLNREGFKIVTIIDPGVKRDVNYDVYKEGVEKDYFCRRSDGTVYIGHVWPGECAFPDFVREEVRVWWGEKQKSLIEKGVSGIWNDMNEPASFENASAFWGKTQDPEESKYYLKTFPQDVLHGKGDRFTHDEIHNVYGLLMAKASFEGWKRARPNLRPLIITRAGFSGVQKYSSVWTGDNKSWWEHLYMSFPMLQNLGISGVPFIGADVGGFGEDCTEELFIRWIEAGIFYPFFRNHSAINTRRQEPWSFSEEAEKIARKYITLRYQLIPYLYSLFWEAKEKGIPPLRALILEYPEDKEAIHNDDEFMLGAHLLVAPIYREGARARLVYLPHGEWYNFWTEEKLEGPAYISVSSPIELIPIFVKAGTILPLWKSQNYVGEEKQDVLELRVFPGEGEFIYYEDDGVTWDYEKGKFNLVKFSLKKEGNLKIEYIHKGYQSERKIFRIVPLKGKVIEIEDNGNIEIILE